AGGCAGTGAGGGAGGGACTGCCCTCCATTGCGTTATAGAATTTTCTTCTTCAATACCAGTGGTCCGACATTGTCTCCAGTCAGCTGGTTGTGTTTCTTGTGAGATCCGTCGCAAACAGGAAACTGAAACAGGAACATCAAGGACAGGCCATTAAATGCTGATAAGGCTACCATACAACATGCTGCATTGCTGtctgttagggttagggtaatgGTTCACATTTTTGGTGCCTAAAGATGTTTGGAGATTTTATGTATTTCTAAGTGAGTGCTATTTCTTATATCATTGGATATAAGCCCGACTAACGGTTTCGGTGTtactacaccttcttcagaaGCGAAACGTTAgccgggtgtgtgcacaaaataaaatcttgaaaactaagctgcagtgtgctccagcctctcctttccagtgatgtctgtcccactgccactgtgatgcacctgcaagctgagtgagagataatgcgtagagtcccaattccACTATTccttatattatatcatatttcactcactcaccctcttGGACCGCCAACATCGGCAGTAACAGACCGTTGTGCTGCTCAAGTCCTCAATATCAATCTCGTTGACCACTGGGCGTGTCTCCTTTTGAATTTTAAGGTTGATGATGCAGTCCTTTTGCTTCTTCTTAGGAAGGAAAGGGCGAATGGTCAGGTAGCCCAGCAGAGCAAGAATGCCCAATAGTGGTAGTAACCGGAGCCACTCAGACACTGGGAGAATGAAAGAGACCATAGTTTGTTAATTGCACAAAGGGGCAAAGACAATATCCTGGTGCAAAAACTGCTTGAAACTACTAAGCCTATTATGGACCAAAAGAGGATCCCAGTGCATGTAGATCAGTTTCCATTTAGTAAGGCAGAACTcactgatgatgataataataataataataataat
This genomic interval from Engraulis encrasicolus isolate BLACKSEA-1 chromosome 16, IST_EnEncr_1.0, whole genome shotgun sequence contains the following:
- the cisd2 gene encoding CDGSH iron-sulfur domain-containing protein 2, encoding MVLETISRIIKIQLPAYLKKLPLPETIGGFARLTVSEWLRLLPLLGILALLGYLTIRPFLPKKKQKDCIINLKIQKETRPVVNEIDIEDLSSTTVCYCRCWRSKRFPVCDGSHKKHNQLTGDNVGPLVLKKKIL